One Endozoicomonas gorgoniicola DNA window includes the following coding sequences:
- a CDS encoding PrkA family serine protein kinase, which yields MDIFDSYQQRFQSHQQEELTVQEYLQLCRDEPSTYANAAERMLQAIGEPEMIDTSRDPRQSRIFSNKLIKCYPAFKEFYGMEEAIEQIVSFFKHAAQGLEEKKQILYLLGPVGGGKSSLAEKLKALMEKIPFYAIKGSPVFESPLNLFNADEDGDILTSEYGIPGRYLGGIMSPWAVKRLNEFGGDITKFKVVKLYPSILNQVAIAKTEPGDENNQDISSLVGKVDIRQLEEYSQDDPDAYSFSGALCNANQGIMEFVEMFKAPIKVLHPLLTATQEGNYNSTEGMGAIPYNGIILAHSNESEWQSFRNNKTNEAFIDRVNIVKVPYCTRVTEEIQIYEKLLENSSLKESPCAPDTLKMLAQFSVLSRVKEPENSNVYSKMRVYDGESLKDTDPNAKPLQEYKDAAGVDEGMEGLSTRFAFKILSKVFNFDPGEVAANPVHMLYVLEQQIEQQQFPKEIHERYLRYVKEFLAPKYIDFLGKEIQTAYLESYSEYGQNIFDRYITYADFWIQDQEYRDPETGDILDRATINEELEKIEKAASIANPKDFRNEVVNFVLRARANNNGKNPAWSSYEKMRSVIEKKMFSNTEDLLPVISFNAKSSNDDQRKHNEFVKRMVNRGYTEKQVRLLAEWYIRVRKSQ from the coding sequence ATGGATATCTTTGACAGCTATCAACAGAGGTTTCAATCCCATCAACAGGAAGAGCTGACTGTTCAGGAATACTTGCAGTTATGCAGGGATGAGCCTTCCACTTACGCTAATGCTGCTGAACGCATGTTGCAGGCCATTGGCGAACCGGAAATGATCGACACTTCCAGAGATCCACGACAAAGCCGAATTTTTTCCAATAAACTGATCAAGTGTTATCCCGCCTTCAAAGAGTTCTATGGCATGGAAGAAGCCATTGAACAAATTGTGTCGTTTTTTAAACATGCGGCTCAGGGACTGGAAGAGAAGAAGCAGATACTTTATCTGCTGGGGCCGGTGGGTGGTGGTAAATCCTCTCTGGCTGAGAAGCTTAAAGCCCTGATGGAGAAAATTCCCTTTTACGCCATTAAGGGGTCCCCGGTGTTTGAATCCCCCCTGAACCTGTTTAATGCCGATGAAGACGGTGACATCCTGACCAGTGAATACGGTATTCCCGGTCGTTATCTTGGCGGCATCATGTCTCCCTGGGCTGTCAAACGACTCAATGAGTTTGGTGGAGACATTACCAAGTTTAAAGTGGTTAAACTCTATCCCAGTATCCTGAACCAGGTCGCCATTGCCAAAACCGAACCGGGTGATGAAAACAATCAGGATATTTCCAGTCTTGTGGGCAAGGTCGATATCCGCCAGCTGGAAGAGTACTCTCAGGATGATCCCGACGCATACAGCTTCTCTGGCGCATTGTGTAATGCCAACCAGGGCATCATGGAATTCGTGGAGATGTTCAAGGCGCCTATCAAGGTGCTGCACCCTCTGTTGACAGCTACTCAGGAAGGTAATTACAACAGTACCGAAGGCATGGGGGCTATTCCTTACAACGGTATTATTCTTGCCCACTCCAACGAGTCGGAATGGCAGAGTTTCCGCAACAATAAAACCAATGAAGCGTTTATTGACCGGGTGAATATCGTCAAGGTGCCTTACTGCACCAGAGTGACCGAAGAAATACAGATTTACGAAAAACTGCTGGAAAACAGTTCGCTGAAAGAGTCGCCCTGTGCGCCGGATACCCTGAAAATGCTGGCTCAGTTTTCGGTGTTGTCGCGGGTGAAAGAGCCGGAGAATTCCAATGTTTATTCCAAGATGCGAGTATACGACGGTGAAAGTCTGAAGGACACCGACCCGAACGCCAAACCATTACAGGAATACAAAGACGCTGCTGGCGTTGATGAAGGCATGGAAGGCCTGTCAACACGCTTTGCTTTCAAGATTCTCTCAAAAGTCTTCAACTTCGACCCCGGCGAAGTTGCTGCTAACCCGGTACATATGCTCTATGTTCTGGAACAGCAGATTGAGCAGCAGCAGTTCCCGAAAGAGATCCATGAACGTTATTTGCGCTATGTGAAAGAGTTCCTGGCACCGAAATACATTGATTTTCTGGGTAAGGAAATTCAGACCGCTTACCTGGAATCCTATTCTGAGTACGGTCAGAACATCTTTGACCGTTACATTACCTACGCTGACTTCTGGATTCAGGATCAGGAGTACAGGGACCCGGAAACAGGTGACATTCTCGATCGCGCCACCATCAATGAAGAGCTGGAGAAAATTGAGAAAGCCGCCAGCATTGCCAACCCTAAAGACTTCCGTAACGAAGTCGTTAATTTCGTATTAAGGGCTCGGGCAAACAACAACGGCAAGAATCCGGCATGGTCGAGCTATGAAAAAATGCGTTCAGTGATTGAGAAGAAAATGTTCTCTAACACTGAAGACCTCCTTCCAGTGATTTCTTTCAACGCCAAGAGCAGCAATGACGACCAGCGCAAACACAATGAGTTTGTGAAACGTATGGTTAACAGGGGCTATACCGAGAAACAGGTAAGACTGCTGGCTGAATGGTACATACGCGTAAGAAAGTCTCAGTAG
- a CDS encoding YeaH/YhbH family protein, with translation MSIIIDRRLNGKNKSTVNRQRFLDRYRKHIKKAVSEAVNKRSITDVESGSEVTIPTKDLSEPHFQHGQGGRYKQVHPGNKDFVEGDRIKRPNGGAGRGSGSGKAGNSGDGMDEFTFQINHEEFLSHMFDDLELPNLVRKQLHDATEYETKNAGFTNEGSPDRLNIVRSLRSAHARRIALGGSSRKEIRALKKELREMEVSPDATDLERAIELREEIKRLNGKLKKLPFIDDFDLKYNNRIRVPRPSNKAVMFCVMDVSGSMTQEIKDMAKRFFILLYLFLQRNYKQIEVVFIRHHTAAKEVDEDDFFYSRETGGTIVSSALEMNRDIIDKRYSPSDWNIYIAQASDGDNWEGDSSVCSKILTESIMQKVQYFSYVEITDRAHQNLWREYESVAEQFPDHFAMQQIKTPEDIFPVFRRLFEKKENA, from the coding sequence ATGAGTATAATCATTGACCGTCGTCTGAACGGAAAAAACAAAAGTACGGTTAACCGTCAGCGCTTTCTTGATCGTTATCGCAAACACATCAAGAAAGCGGTTTCTGAAGCGGTCAATAAACGCTCCATTACAGATGTTGAGTCTGGCAGTGAAGTCACTATTCCTACCAAGGATTTATCCGAACCCCATTTCCAGCACGGTCAGGGCGGTCGTTATAAACAGGTGCATCCTGGCAATAAAGATTTTGTTGAGGGTGATCGTATCAAGCGTCCCAATGGTGGAGCAGGGCGTGGCAGCGGTTCTGGCAAGGCTGGCAATTCAGGTGATGGAATGGATGAGTTTACCTTCCAGATTAATCATGAAGAGTTTCTCTCTCACATGTTTGACGATCTGGAACTGCCCAACCTGGTTCGTAAGCAGCTTCATGACGCCACAGAGTATGAAACCAAAAATGCAGGCTTCACCAATGAAGGTTCACCGGATCGCTTAAATATTGTTCGTTCGCTACGCTCTGCCCACGCTCGGCGAATTGCTCTGGGTGGTTCCAGCCGAAAAGAAATTCGAGCCCTTAAAAAAGAACTCAGGGAAATGGAAGTCAGCCCTGACGCGACTGACCTGGAACGGGCTATTGAGTTGCGGGAAGAGATCAAGCGGCTGAACGGTAAGCTGAAAAAGCTACCGTTTATTGATGATTTCGATCTCAAGTACAACAATCGTATCCGGGTACCACGTCCCAGCAATAAAGCGGTGATGTTCTGTGTTATGGACGTGTCGGGTTCCATGACACAGGAAATCAAGGATATGGCTAAACGCTTTTTTATCCTGCTGTACCTGTTCCTGCAACGCAATTACAAACAAATTGAAGTGGTCTTTATTCGTCACCATACCGCAGCAAAAGAGGTCGACGAAGATGACTTTTTCTATTCAAGGGAAACCGGTGGCACCATTGTATCCAGCGCCCTGGAAATGAACCGGGATATTATCGACAAGCGTTACAGTCCGTCTGACTGGAACATCTATATTGCCCAGGCTTCCGATGGTGATAACTGGGAAGGCGACTCCAGCGTCTGCTCAAAAATTCTTACCGAATCCATTATGCAAAAGGTGCAGTATTTCTCTTACGTGGAGATTACGGATCGCGCGCATCAGAACCTGTGGCGGGAATACGAATCAGTGGCGGAGCAGTTCCCGGATCATTTTGCCATGCAGCAGATTAAAACGCCTGAAGATATTTTCCCGGTCTTCCGGAGACTGTTTGAGAAGAAGGAAAACGCATGA
- a CDS encoding SpoVR family protein — MSDDTALSNDKAVKDEKEKQFISTGPDWTFELIEEYDRELARIADKFRLDTYPNQIEIISSEQMMDAYSSTGMPLMYNHWSFGKQFLHTQQNYQRGRMGLAYEIVINSNPCIAYLMEENTVTMQALVLAHACYGHNSFFKGNYLFQTWTDAESIIDYLMFAKSYIAQCEEKYGVEKVEEILDACHALMNQGVNRYKRPRPLSAEQEKARQEERAEYIQRTLNDIWSTIPKAEEKEEKKKVRFPKDPEENVLYFLEKHAPLLETWQRELVRIVRKIAQYYYPQRQTQVMNEGWATFWHYNLMNELHNEGKVTDGFIMEFLHSHSNVIYQPSFDSPHYSGINPYTLGFSMFQDIRRICEDPTDEDREWFPDIAGSDWLETVHFAMKNFKDESFILQFLSPKVMRDLKLFSVLDDDSKSYLEVDAIHNGSGYKEVREALAAQYNLGNREPNIQVYSVDTRGDRTLTLKHYEHQGRPLDKTTPELLKHIHRLWQFDVTMETCQGDKVIQSYHCPEKSASSKDK; from the coding sequence ATGAGCGATGATACAGCCCTGAGCAATGATAAAGCCGTTAAGGATGAAAAGGAGAAACAGTTCATCTCCACTGGTCCTGACTGGACTTTTGAACTGATTGAGGAATACGACCGGGAACTGGCACGTATCGCCGATAAGTTCCGGCTGGACACTTATCCTAACCAGATTGAAATCATCAGCTCTGAACAGATGATGGATGCCTATTCATCCACGGGCATGCCATTGATGTACAACCACTGGAGCTTTGGCAAACAGTTCCTGCATACCCAGCAAAATTATCAGCGCGGGCGTATGGGGCTGGCTTATGAGATTGTGATCAATTCCAATCCTTGTATCGCCTACCTGATGGAAGAAAACACTGTGACCATGCAGGCGCTGGTGCTGGCTCATGCCTGTTACGGACACAACTCCTTCTTCAAGGGTAACTACCTGTTTCAGACCTGGACCGATGCTGAATCCATCATCGATTACCTGATGTTCGCCAAGTCTTACATTGCGCAGTGTGAAGAGAAGTATGGAGTGGAAAAGGTCGAAGAAATTCTTGATGCCTGTCATGCCCTGATGAATCAGGGGGTCAATCGTTATAAGCGACCCCGCCCGCTGTCTGCAGAACAGGAAAAAGCCCGTCAGGAAGAACGTGCTGAATACATTCAGCGAACCCTGAACGACATCTGGAGTACGATTCCCAAGGCAGAAGAGAAAGAGGAAAAGAAAAAAGTCCGCTTTCCCAAAGATCCGGAAGAAAATGTACTGTATTTTCTGGAAAAACACGCACCACTGCTGGAAACCTGGCAGCGTGAACTGGTGCGTATTGTCCGGAAAATTGCCCAGTATTATTACCCACAACGGCAGACTCAGGTGATGAACGAAGGCTGGGCCACCTTCTGGCATTACAATCTGATGAATGAACTGCACAACGAAGGCAAAGTGACGGACGGCTTTATTATGGAGTTTCTGCACTCGCACTCTAATGTTATTTACCAGCCTTCGTTTGACAGCCCGCATTACAGTGGTATCAACCCTTATACTCTTGGCTTCAGCATGTTTCAGGATATTCGCCGAATCTGCGAAGACCCGACGGATGAAGACAGAGAGTGGTTTCCGGATATTGCTGGTAGCGACTGGCTCGAAACCGTGCATTTCGCCATGAAAAACTTCAAGGATGAAAGCTTTATCCTGCAATTCCTTTCCCCAAAAGTCATGCGGGATTTAAAGCTGTTTTCAGTGCTGGACGATGACAGTAAGTCCTATCTTGAGGTGGATGCCATTCATAACGGATCGGGCTATAAAGAGGTCAGGGAAGCGCTGGCAGCCCAGTACAATCTGGGCAATCGGGAACCTAATATTCAGGTGTACAGCGTCGACACCCGGGGCGACAGGACATTAACACTGAAGCACTATGAACATCAGGGGCGGCCGCTGGATAAAACCACACCTGAGTTGTTAAAGCACATTCACCGGTTGTGGCAATTTGATGTCACCATGGAAACCTGTCAGGGTGATAAAGTGATTCAGTCTTATCACTGTCCGGAAAAAAGCGCATCGTCAAAAGATAAGTAA
- a CDS encoding H-NS family histone-like protein produces MNVFEEIQHRLSSKTRIRSLFKDVHAEDLERIISRMNDVLAEKLEARDKEDEKRQAKMESIEAIKQIMNDRGVSLDDLGALEVELPKKRRNIQKYTFEYQTEAGDTIQWQGATTGRLPRDFQAYLDRTGKKRLDCVAE; encoded by the coding sequence ATGAACGTTTTTGAAGAAATTCAACATCGCCTGAGCAGCAAAACCCGTATTCGTTCCCTGTTCAAAGATGTTCATGCTGAAGATCTTGAGCGCATCATTTCTCGCATGAACGACGTTCTTGCTGAAAAGCTGGAAGCTCGCGATAAAGAAGACGAAAAGCGCCAGGCCAAAATGGAAAGCATCGAAGCGATCAAACAAATTATGAATGATCGTGGCGTATCTCTGGATGATCTGGGTGCTCTGGAAGTGGAACTACCTAAAAAGCGTCGTAATATTCAGAAGTACACTTTTGAATATCAGACTGAAGCAGGCGATACCATTCAGTGGCAAGGCGCAACCACTGGCCGTCTGCCTCGAGACTTCCAGGCTTACCTGGATCGCACTGGCAAAAAACGTCTGGATTGCGTTGCTGAATAA
- the phoR gene encoding phosphate regulon sensor histidine kinase PhoR codes for MTSITKSYVLSRMLLLSGVGFCLGWLLGNAFLGLSIVLMTYCLWSVKELFRLLDWLHAAKDRNEEPPESKGLWGEIFDGIYRLQKHHGRARRRLSTVIDRIQSSTTALKDAVIMVDRHNNLEWWNLAAEELLGFKTPDDKGQPITNLLRDPRFVDYFEQGRYQKPLLIPSPLNDEYQIEVNVTVYGRGNRMIIVRDVTRLMQLEIMRKDFVANVSHELRTPLTVISGYLETLIDGVHDHDLPPIWSKAMNRMQEQSLRMQGLVQDLLTLSKLEAAEIDENSAVSLRPMLHAIVEDGKALSGESQHKIYLECPEDAELGGCAHELRSAFSNLVFNAVRYTPAGGKIHVRWWQDEDRGHLMVEDNGIGIDPIHIPRLTERFYRVDKSRSHATGGTGLGLAIVKHIMLRHGGRISISSHPGKGSKFVCHFPKKRLMILADE; via the coding sequence ATGACCAGTATTACCAAATCTTACGTCCTGAGCCGAATGCTGTTACTTTCCGGTGTCGGCTTCTGCCTTGGCTGGCTTCTGGGCAATGCCTTTCTTGGGCTCTCCATCGTACTGATGACTTATTGCCTCTGGAGTGTTAAAGAACTGTTCCGGTTGCTGGACTGGCTCCATGCAGCCAAAGACCGCAACGAAGAACCGCCTGAAAGCAAAGGCTTATGGGGTGAGATATTCGACGGAATCTATCGCCTTCAGAAACACCATGGACGCGCCCGCCGTCGCCTTTCTACGGTTATAGACCGAATCCAGTCTTCCACTACCGCATTAAAAGATGCAGTCATTATGGTGGACCGCCATAACAACCTTGAATGGTGGAACCTTGCTGCGGAAGAGTTGTTAGGCTTCAAGACGCCCGACGACAAGGGACAACCCATCACGAATTTGCTGCGTGATCCACGTTTTGTGGATTATTTTGAGCAGGGGCGTTATCAAAAACCACTGTTGATTCCCTCACCACTCAATGATGAGTACCAGATTGAAGTCAATGTTACTGTGTATGGTCGTGGCAACCGCATGATCATTGTCCGCGATGTCACTCGCCTTATGCAGCTGGAAATCATGCGTAAGGACTTTGTGGCAAACGTTTCCCATGAACTCAGAACGCCACTAACGGTGATCTCAGGCTATCTGGAAACGTTGATTGACGGTGTACACGATCATGATCTTCCACCAATATGGAGCAAGGCCATGAACCGTATGCAGGAACAGTCACTGCGTATGCAGGGGTTGGTGCAGGATCTGTTAACGCTGTCCAAACTGGAAGCCGCTGAAATTGATGAGAACAGCGCTGTCAGCCTGCGACCGATGCTGCACGCCATTGTTGAAGATGGCAAGGCATTAAGTGGGGAAAGTCAGCATAAGATTTATCTGGAATGCCCGGAAGATGCCGAGCTGGGGGGGTGCGCCCACGAGCTGCGCAGTGCGTTCTCGAACCTGGTGTTCAATGCGGTTCGCTATACCCCGGCAGGTGGCAAGATTCATGTACGCTGGTGGCAGGATGAAGATCGTGGCCATTTAATGGTGGAAGATAACGGTATTGGTATTGATCCTATCCATATTCCCCGATTAACCGAGCGTTTTTACCGGGTCGATAAGAGTCGTAGTCATGCAACCGGCGGAACCGGCCTGGGGCTGGCCATTGTAAAACACATTATGCTGCGTCACGGCGGGCGGATCAGTATCAGCAGTCATCCGGGCAAGGGCAGCAAGTTTGTCTGTCATTTCCCCAAGAAACGGCTGATGATTTTAGCCGATGAATGA
- the phoB gene encoding phosphate regulon transcriptional regulator PhoB codes for MSGRTILIVDDEEPIREMVSVALEMAGYNCLEAADAKQAHAQVIDHKPDLILLDWMLPDISGIEFARRLKRNELTSEIPIVMLTAKGEEDHKIQGLETGADDYIVKPFSPRELAARLKAVLRRAGGQDAQSPIIIKGLELDPVSHRVSINGNPAEMGPTEYRLLQFFLTHQERAYTRGQLLDQVWGGNVYVEERTVDVHIRRLRKALGSDYEGFVQTVRGTGYRFSVKV; via the coding sequence ATGTCAGGAAGAACAATTCTCATCGTCGACGACGAAGAACCCATCAGGGAGATGGTCTCAGTCGCTCTGGAAATGGCGGGTTATAACTGTCTGGAGGCGGCTGACGCCAAACAGGCACACGCTCAGGTTATCGATCACAAGCCAGACCTTATTTTGCTGGACTGGATGTTGCCCGATATCTCCGGCATTGAATTTGCGCGTCGTTTAAAACGCAATGAGCTGACTTCTGAGATACCCATTGTCATGCTGACCGCAAAAGGCGAGGAAGACCATAAGATTCAGGGGCTGGAAACGGGTGCAGACGATTACATCGTCAAACCCTTCTCGCCACGGGAGCTGGCAGCACGCCTGAAAGCGGTACTGCGCCGTGCCGGTGGGCAGGACGCCCAGAGCCCGATTATTATTAAAGGCCTTGAGCTTGACCCTGTAAGCCATCGCGTCAGCATCAACGGCAACCCGGCAGAAATGGGTCCCACGGAATACCGTTTATTGCAGTTCTTTCTGACGCACCAGGAACGGGCTTACACGCGCGGGCAGTTGCTGGACCAGGTCTGGGGAGGCAATGTGTACGTGGAAGAACGAACCGTCGACGTACATATTCGTCGGCTGCGCAAGGCGCTGGGGTCAGACTATGAAGGCTTTGTTCAGACGGTTCGCGGTACGGGTTACCGATTCTCGGTAAAGGTTTAA
- the ubiA gene encoding 4-hydroxybenzoate octaprenyltransferase translates to MTYLKKLAGDFSNLQSFSARYPRIKDFVQLCRLDRPIGIYLLLWPTLWALWMAAEGLPSLKNLLIFIAGVVLMRSAGCVINDYADRHYDGSVKRTCNRPLVTGKINEKEALLFFSLLVALSFVLVLLTNLLTIMLSLGGLALAAVYPFAKRFTHLPQVVLGAAFGWAIPMAYAAESGTISQIGWLLFLGNVFWTVGYDTQYAMVDRDDDVKIGIKSTAILFGDLDNIIIGILQCLALGTLVMVGIQAGLGLSFYCSLVVAAGMFVHQQLRTRNRERMDCFKAFLSNHWVGAVIFLGIAFGYV, encoded by the coding sequence ATGACGTACCTTAAAAAACTGGCGGGGGACTTTTCCAACCTTCAATCTTTTTCTGCCCGCTACCCCCGCATAAAGGATTTTGTCCAGCTGTGTCGGCTGGATCGCCCTATTGGCATCTACCTCTTGTTATGGCCCACCCTTTGGGCATTGTGGATGGCAGCAGAAGGTCTGCCAAGCCTGAAAAACCTGTTAATTTTTATTGCCGGAGTGGTTCTGATGCGCAGTGCCGGCTGTGTCATCAACGATTATGCTGACCGCCACTATGACGGCAGTGTAAAAAGAACCTGCAACCGCCCTCTGGTAACGGGAAAAATCAATGAAAAAGAGGCTCTGCTCTTTTTCTCGCTCCTGGTCGCCCTGTCTTTTGTTTTGGTTCTTCTTACGAACCTTTTGACGATCATGCTCTCTCTGGGTGGGCTTGCACTTGCGGCTGTTTATCCATTTGCCAAACGTTTTACTCATTTGCCCCAGGTGGTTCTGGGAGCCGCTTTTGGCTGGGCTATCCCCATGGCCTACGCAGCGGAAAGTGGAACGATAAGCCAGATTGGTTGGTTATTGTTTCTTGGCAACGTGTTCTGGACAGTAGGTTACGATACTCAGTACGCCATGGTGGATCGTGATGATGATGTGAAAATTGGTATTAAGTCGACCGCTATTTTGTTTGGTGATCTGGACAACATCATTATCGGCATCCTTCAATGCCTGGCTCTTGGTACATTAGTAATGGTCGGTATTCAGGCAGGTCTTGGCCTGAGTTTTTATTGTTCTCTGGTAGTTGCAGCAGGGATGTTTGTTCATCAGCAGCTACGGACGCGAAATCGGGAAAGAATGGACTGCTTTAAAGCGTTTCTTAGTAACCATTGGGTAGGAGCCGTCATTTTCTTGGGCATTGCTTTTGGTTATGTTTAA
- a CDS encoding chorismate--pyruvate lyase family protein, producing the protein MPFIDFAHQTWQPKPVLTDECMRNIPEPYRSWLLDSGSLTQRLKSMCTRQFRVKVLRHEWGIPSRSELEFLGCHHEMASIREVLLIVDDRPAVFARSVLPASSLTGVNRELLELGERPLGEFLFNQPSLKRGQIEIDELPACQFNLHLDRPYYEESAWGRRSQFYLNGKAISVCEVFLPEYNPELM; encoded by the coding sequence ATGCCGTTTATAGATTTTGCTCACCAGACCTGGCAGCCCAAACCCGTGCTGACCGATGAGTGTATGAGGAATATTCCGGAACCCTACAGAAGTTGGCTGCTTGATTCCGGATCTCTGACTCAGCGTCTGAAGTCTATGTGTACCAGACAGTTCCGGGTCAAAGTGCTGAGGCATGAATGGGGCATTCCTTCCCGTTCAGAGCTGGAATTTCTTGGGTGCCATCATGAAATGGCAAGCATTCGGGAAGTGTTACTCATTGTCGATGATCGCCCCGCTGTGTTTGCCAGAAGTGTACTGCCTGCCAGCAGCCTGACCGGGGTAAACCGGGAATTACTGGAGCTGGGAGAACGCCCGCTGGGAGAGTTTCTGTTTAATCAGCCATCACTTAAACGGGGGCAGATTGAGATCGATGAACTGCCTGCCTGCCAGTTTAACCTGCATTTAGATCGACCCTACTATGAAGAAAGTGCCTGGGGAAGGCGCTCACAGTTTTACCTGAATGGTAAAGCCATTTCGGTTTGTGAAGTTTTTTTACCGGAATATAATCCAGAGCTTATGTAA
- a CDS encoding NCS2 family permease, with the protein MAGATTFITMCYVIFVIPAILSDAGMDSGALFAATCLVAGLSSIFIGVYANWPVGLAPGMGLNAFFAYAVVQGMGYSWEQAMGAVFWGGIGFMLLSLFKVREWIIDSIPAGLRVGITSGIGLFLALIGLKSAGVVVASPGTIVTLGDITQFGPLMASLSLFLILGLSFRGIKASVLIAIGIVSLIALIAGDVSFTGIVATPPSVAPIVGKLDIMGALSPQMIGVIVAFMFVNLFDTTGTLIAVGDKAGLADENGKMTNMNRALMTDGAASWMGAIMGTPTVTTYVESASGVAVGGRTGLTAVTVGVLFLLCMFLSPLAGMVPAYATAGALVYVAVLMVGNLTRIDWDDLTEAGPVLITTIMMPLSFSIANGIALGFIAYPVIKMLAGRTSDVSISVWVLAALFALKFVFFGI; encoded by the coding sequence ATGGCCGGTGCAACCACCTTCATCACCATGTGTTATGTGATCTTTGTTATTCCGGCTATTTTGTCAGATGCCGGTATGGATTCCGGTGCACTGTTTGCCGCAACCTGCCTGGTCGCAGGTCTCAGCAGCATCTTTATTGGTGTCTACGCAAACTGGCCGGTTGGCCTGGCTCCGGGCATGGGACTGAATGCTTTCTTTGCCTATGCCGTTGTTCAGGGCATGGGATACAGCTGGGAACAGGCCATGGGTGCTGTGTTCTGGGGCGGTATTGGCTTTATGCTGTTAAGCCTGTTTAAAGTCCGTGAATGGATCATCGACAGCATTCCTGCCGGACTTCGGGTGGGTATCACCAGTGGTATCGGCCTGTTTCTGGCGCTGATTGGCCTTAAAAGTGCCGGAGTCGTGGTGGCCAGCCCCGGAACCATTGTTACCCTGGGGGATATCACTCAGTTTGGCCCGCTGATGGCGAGCCTGAGCCTGTTCCTGATTCTGGGTCTGTCTTTCCGTGGAATTAAAGCATCGGTATTGATTGCTATTGGTATTGTCTCCCTGATTGCCCTGATCGCTGGTGACGTGTCCTTTACCGGCATTGTGGCTACACCACCCAGCGTTGCCCCCATTGTTGGCAAGCTGGATATTATGGGTGCTCTGTCGCCTCAGATGATTGGTGTCATTGTTGCCTTCATGTTTGTAAACCTGTTCGACACCACCGGCACTTTGATTGCTGTGGGAGACAAGGCAGGTCTGGCCGACGAAAATGGCAAGATGACCAACATGAATCGCGCACTCATGACCGATGGGGCAGCGTCCTGGATGGGTGCCATTATGGGTACGCCAACAGTTACCACTTACGTTGAAAGCGCCTCCGGCGTTGCAGTTGGTGGCCGTACTGGTTTGACGGCTGTCACTGTGGGTGTATTGTTCCTGCTGTGTATGTTCCTGTCGCCTCTGGCTGGAATGGTGCCTGCCTATGCAACAGCGGGCGCACTGGTTTATGTCGCGGTTCTGATGGTAGGCAATCTGACCCGCATTGACTGGGATGACCTGACCGAAGCCGGGCCGGTATTGATCACCACTATTATGATGCCCCTGAGCTTCTCTATCGCTAACGGCATTGCCCTTGGTTTTATTGCTTACCCGGTCATCAAGATGCTGGCTGGCCGGACTTCTGATGTGAGCATTAGTGTCTGGGTTCTGGCTGCGCTGTTTGCACTGAAGTTTGTATTTTTTGGTATCTGA
- a CDS encoding rubredoxin yields MKKWQCIVCGLIYDEAEGWPEDGIKPGTRWEDVPEDWLCPDCGAEKSDFEMLEIA; encoded by the coding sequence ATGAAAAAGTGGCAATGTATTGTCTGTGGGCTGATTTACGACGAAGCAGAAGGCTGGCCAGAAGACGGCATAAAGCCTGGTACCCGCTGGGAAGATGTGCCGGAAGACTGGCTCTGTCCTGACTGTGGGGCTGAAAAGTCAGATTTTGAAATGCTGGAAATTGCCTGA
- a CDS encoding HU family DNA-binding protein, giving the protein MRKPDLVNAIADQADLTKDEAGKALNALIDVITKALKEEDTVSLVGFGTFLQRSRAARTGKNPQTGEAIQIAASNTVAFKPGKALKDAVND; this is encoded by the coding sequence ATGCGCAAACCAGATCTCGTTAATGCCATTGCCGATCAGGCAGACCTTACCAAAGACGAAGCCGGTAAGGCCCTGAACGCACTCATTGACGTTATTACCAAAGCACTCAAAGAAGAAGATACTGTGAGCCTTGTGGGCTTTGGTACTTTTCTGCAACGCAGTCGTGCAGCCAGGACCGGCAAGAACCCTCAAACCGGTGAAGCTATCCAGATCGCAGCCAGTAATACCGTTGCTTTCAAGCCGGGAAAAGCATTGAAAGATGCGGTAAACGATTAA